A window of the Alnus glutinosa chromosome 4, dhAlnGlut1.1, whole genome shotgun sequence genome harbors these coding sequences:
- the LOC133867283 gene encoding cation/H(+) antiporter 15-like isoform X2 codes for MFLVGLETDVSLILRAGKKAYCVAFAGIIFAFPAGYSLFHNLRPKPNIPGSGLFWATALACTNFQELARILAEVKLLRSEVGRTALTSSMISDLSSWVLLVLTQAVLEKGRQIALVSTIAFMLFLAFAVRPALKWVIQRVSKEDKYNDFHVCCVLTGVILCGFISDACGAHSVAGAFMLGVIMPKGELKDTLVERVEDFVSGFMMPLFFIILGIRTHINKIAFGTTVGHAFLIIGLACTPKILSTCLVSLFFKMSALDSLALGLLMSTKGLLSFIILSSGRTRKALDSQTYTVMVVAFWLMTFVIGPILACTHKRTRHGRQCKHRNIQSAKQDSEFLILACVHSLRNVSGIIALLKASIANELSPVCIFAVHLVELIGRASSMLIVHDTYSKSSDKKGTSAGRIRANHPDSVLGAFESLESKSSGVSVHPITAVSAFDSMHEDICNLAEDKRVILILIPFHKQPTIDGGMEDSNPALRGVNQNVLANAPCSVGIFVDRGLSTSAMIRESKHDNTGPRLAMLFIGGRDDHEALAYAWKLSGNPAVRLDVVRFVLGDDHLNPTNHDDQGDHDDDKEEILATPKDSDREKQLDDEYIAEFRQSSNSNPSITYMEKVANNGEETLKTISNLEHEYDLYIVGRREGMVSPLTSGLAEWSDFPELGALGDTLVSSSFSSNVSVLIIQQHVGGRGVGGGSGGDGGGEETENAEREHTGHLKEQFGHMTWQPPPKGNADKEPFVHSTGDGALYHSYEDRRFGRPTSD; via the exons ATGTTCCTTGTGGGCCTAGAGACGGATGTTAGCCTAATACTACGCGCTGGGAAGAAGGCCTACTGTGTCGCCTTCGCCGGAATTATCTTTGCATTCCCTGCTGGGTACAGCCTATTTCACAATCTCCGTCCTAAGCCTAACATCCCAGGGAGTGGTCTGTTCTGGGCCACCGCTCTCGCCTGCACCAACTTCCAAGAGCTGGCTCGAATCCTAGCAGAAGTGAAGCTTCTCCGGTCGGAGGTGGGACGGACGGCGTTGACTTCGTCCATGATCAGCGACTTGTCCTCTTGGGTTTTACTGGTACTAACACAAGCGGTACTGGAGAAGGGAAGGCAAATTGCATTGGTGTCCACCATCGCGTTCATGTTGTTCCTTGCGTTTGCAGTGCGTCCAGCTTTGAAATGGGTGATTCAGCGCGTATCAAAAGAAGACAAATACAATGATTTCCACGTATGCTGTGTTCTGACGGGGGTAATCCTGTGTGGATTCATTTCGGACGCATGCGGCGCACATTCCGTTGCTGGGGCTTTCATGCTGGGAGTTATCATGCCAAAAGGGGAGCTTAAAGATACGCTAGTGGAGAGGGTGGAAGACTTTGTGTCCGGCTTCATGATGCCCCTCTTCTTCATAATTCTTGGCATCAGAACCCATATTAACAAAATCGCCTTTGGCACCACTGTCGGACATGCCTTTCTGATAATAGGCTTAGCTTGCACACCCAAGATTTTGAGCACTTGCCTCGTTTCTCTATTCTTCAAAATGTCAGCTCTCGACAGTCTAGCTCTTGGACTACTTATGTCCACCAAAGGTTTATTGTCTTTCATTATTCTTAGCTCGGGGCGGACTagaaag GCTTTGGACAGCCAAACGTATACGGTGATGGTGGTGGCATTTTGGTTGATGACGTTTGTGATAGGGCCTATCCTGGCATGCACGCACAAGCGCACAAGGCATGGCAGGCAATGCAAGCACAGGAACATACAAAGCGCAAAGCAAGACAGCGAGTTTCTAATCCTTGCATGCGTTCATTCCTTGCGCAATGTATCCGGAATCATCGCCCTCCTCAAGGCTTCCATTGCCAATGAACTATCCCCCGTTTGTATCTTCGCCGTCCACCTAGTCGAACTCATCGGCCGCGCTTCATCCATGCTCATTGTGCACGACACCTATAGCAAGTCTTCAGACAAGAAGGGTACTAGTGCTGGGCGCATAAGAGCCAACCATCCTGACAGCGTTTTGGGTGCCTTTGAGAGCTTGGAAAGCAAAAGCAGTGGCGTCAGCGTCCACCCTATAACTGCTGTGTCCGCTTTTGACTCAATGCACGAAGACATTTGCAACCTTGCGGAGGACAAGCGTGTGATCCTCATACTCATTCCATTCCACAAACAACCCACCATCGATGGTGGAATGGAGGATTCCAACCCTGCTCTGAGAGGAGTCAACCAAAATGTGTTGGCAAATGCACCGTGCTCAGTTGGTATCTTTGTCGACCGTGGACTCAGTACGTCAGCTATGATCAGAGAGTCTAAGCATG ATAATACTGGACCACGCTTAGCTATGTTATTCATTGGTGGCCGGGATGACCATGAGGCATTGGCTTATGCATGGAAGCTGTCAGGGAACCCAGCTGTGAGGTTAGATGTAGTACGGTTTGTTCTAGGTGATGACCATTTGAACCCAACAAATCACGACGACCAAGGAGACCATGACGACGACAAGGAAGAGATTTTAGCTACTCCAAAGGACAGTGATAGAGAAAAGCAGCTGGATGATGAGTACATAGCGGAGTTCAGGCAAAGTTCCAATAGCAACCCCTCGATTACATATATGGAGAAGGTGGCGAATAATGGGGAAGAAACTTTGAAAACAATAAGTAATTTGGAGCATGAATATGATCTATACATAGTAGGAAGAAGGGAAGGAATGGTGTCGCCGTTGACATCTGGTTTGGCGGAGTGGAGTGACTTCCCGGAGCTTGGAGCTTTAGGGGACACATTGGTGTCTTCCAGCTTTTCATCAAATGTATCGGTCCTAATAATACAACAACATGTTGGTGGTCGTGGCGTCGGCGGCGGTAGTGGTGGTGATGGAGGAGGAGAGGAAACCGAGAATGCTGAACGTGAGCACACTGGACATCTTAAGGAGCAATTCGGGCACATGACATGGCAGCCACCTCCTAAGGGTAATGCTGATAAGGAACCCTTTGTCCACAGTACAGGAG ATGGCGCTTTATATCATAGTTATGAGGACAGGCGTTTCGGTAGGCCTACTAGTGATTAA
- the LOC133867283 gene encoding cation/H(+) antiporter 15-like isoform X1 yields the protein MFLVGLETDVSLILRAGKKAYCVAFAGIIFAFPAGYSLFHNLRPKPNIPGSGLFWATALACTNFQELARILAEVKLLRSEVGRTALTSSMISDLSSWVLLVLTQAVLEKGRQIALVSTIAFMLFLAFAVRPALKWVIQRVSKEDKYNDFHVCCVLTGVILCGFISDACGAHSVAGAFMLGVIMPKGELKDTLVERVEDFVSGFMMPLFFIILGIRTHINKIAFGTTVGHAFLIIGLACTPKILSTCLVSLFFKMSALDSLALGLLMSTKGLLSFIILSSGRTRKALDSQTYTVMVVAFWLMTFVIGPILACTHKRTRHGRQCKHRNIQSAKQDSEFLILACVHSLRNVSGIIALLKASIANELSPVCIFAVHLVELIGRASSMLIVHDTYSKSSDKKGTSAGRIRANHPDSVLGAFESLESKSSGVSVHPITAVSAFDSMHEDICNLAEDKRVILILIPFHKQPTIDGGMEDSNPALRGVNQNVLANAPCSVGIFVDRGLSTSAMIRESKHDNTGPRLAMLFIGGRDDHEALAYAWKLSGNPAVRLDVVRFVLGDDHLNPTNHDDQGDHDDDKEEILATPKDSDREKQLDDEYIAEFRQSSNSNPSITYMEKVANNGEETLKTISNLEHEYDLYIVGRREGMVSPLTSGLAEWSDFPELGALGDTLVSSSFSSNVSVLIIQQHVGGRGVGGGSGGDGGGEETENAEREHTGHLKEQFGHMTWQPPPKGNADKEPFVHSTGGYNLPVPMWYDLALEISTTKILYSSFLDQNGNSMHLLQQPLLNGCCSCLKGDRARLMDFLRWRFIS from the exons ATGTTCCTTGTGGGCCTAGAGACGGATGTTAGCCTAATACTACGCGCTGGGAAGAAGGCCTACTGTGTCGCCTTCGCCGGAATTATCTTTGCATTCCCTGCTGGGTACAGCCTATTTCACAATCTCCGTCCTAAGCCTAACATCCCAGGGAGTGGTCTGTTCTGGGCCACCGCTCTCGCCTGCACCAACTTCCAAGAGCTGGCTCGAATCCTAGCAGAAGTGAAGCTTCTCCGGTCGGAGGTGGGACGGACGGCGTTGACTTCGTCCATGATCAGCGACTTGTCCTCTTGGGTTTTACTGGTACTAACACAAGCGGTACTGGAGAAGGGAAGGCAAATTGCATTGGTGTCCACCATCGCGTTCATGTTGTTCCTTGCGTTTGCAGTGCGTCCAGCTTTGAAATGGGTGATTCAGCGCGTATCAAAAGAAGACAAATACAATGATTTCCACGTATGCTGTGTTCTGACGGGGGTAATCCTGTGTGGATTCATTTCGGACGCATGCGGCGCACATTCCGTTGCTGGGGCTTTCATGCTGGGAGTTATCATGCCAAAAGGGGAGCTTAAAGATACGCTAGTGGAGAGGGTGGAAGACTTTGTGTCCGGCTTCATGATGCCCCTCTTCTTCATAATTCTTGGCATCAGAACCCATATTAACAAAATCGCCTTTGGCACCACTGTCGGACATGCCTTTCTGATAATAGGCTTAGCTTGCACACCCAAGATTTTGAGCACTTGCCTCGTTTCTCTATTCTTCAAAATGTCAGCTCTCGACAGTCTAGCTCTTGGACTACTTATGTCCACCAAAGGTTTATTGTCTTTCATTATTCTTAGCTCGGGGCGGACTagaaag GCTTTGGACAGCCAAACGTATACGGTGATGGTGGTGGCATTTTGGTTGATGACGTTTGTGATAGGGCCTATCCTGGCATGCACGCACAAGCGCACAAGGCATGGCAGGCAATGCAAGCACAGGAACATACAAAGCGCAAAGCAAGACAGCGAGTTTCTAATCCTTGCATGCGTTCATTCCTTGCGCAATGTATCCGGAATCATCGCCCTCCTCAAGGCTTCCATTGCCAATGAACTATCCCCCGTTTGTATCTTCGCCGTCCACCTAGTCGAACTCATCGGCCGCGCTTCATCCATGCTCATTGTGCACGACACCTATAGCAAGTCTTCAGACAAGAAGGGTACTAGTGCTGGGCGCATAAGAGCCAACCATCCTGACAGCGTTTTGGGTGCCTTTGAGAGCTTGGAAAGCAAAAGCAGTGGCGTCAGCGTCCACCCTATAACTGCTGTGTCCGCTTTTGACTCAATGCACGAAGACATTTGCAACCTTGCGGAGGACAAGCGTGTGATCCTCATACTCATTCCATTCCACAAACAACCCACCATCGATGGTGGAATGGAGGATTCCAACCCTGCTCTGAGAGGAGTCAACCAAAATGTGTTGGCAAATGCACCGTGCTCAGTTGGTATCTTTGTCGACCGTGGACTCAGTACGTCAGCTATGATCAGAGAGTCTAAGCATG ATAATACTGGACCACGCTTAGCTATGTTATTCATTGGTGGCCGGGATGACCATGAGGCATTGGCTTATGCATGGAAGCTGTCAGGGAACCCAGCTGTGAGGTTAGATGTAGTACGGTTTGTTCTAGGTGATGACCATTTGAACCCAACAAATCACGACGACCAAGGAGACCATGACGACGACAAGGAAGAGATTTTAGCTACTCCAAAGGACAGTGATAGAGAAAAGCAGCTGGATGATGAGTACATAGCGGAGTTCAGGCAAAGTTCCAATAGCAACCCCTCGATTACATATATGGAGAAGGTGGCGAATAATGGGGAAGAAACTTTGAAAACAATAAGTAATTTGGAGCATGAATATGATCTATACATAGTAGGAAGAAGGGAAGGAATGGTGTCGCCGTTGACATCTGGTTTGGCGGAGTGGAGTGACTTCCCGGAGCTTGGAGCTTTAGGGGACACATTGGTGTCTTCCAGCTTTTCATCAAATGTATCGGTCCTAATAATACAACAACATGTTGGTGGTCGTGGCGTCGGCGGCGGTAGTGGTGGTGATGGAGGAGGAGAGGAAACCGAGAATGCTGAACGTGAGCACACTGGACATCTTAAGGAGCAATTCGGGCACATGACATGGCAGCCACCTCCTAAGGGTAATGCTGATAAGGAACCCTTTGTCCACAGTACAGGAG GTTATAATCTCCCTGTGCCTATGTGGTATGATCTTGCTTTGGAGATTTCTACTACCAAAATTCTTTACTCCTCTTTTTTGGATCAAAATGGAAATTCAATGCATCTCCTTCAACAACCTCTTCTCAATGGATGTTGCAGTTGCCTAAAAGGGGATAGAGCAAGGTTGATGGACTTTTTGAG ATGGCGCTTTATATCATAG